The Candidatus Zixiibacteriota bacterium genome segment CCGTTGACCACGGATCGAGTGGCATCAACCTGCTGTTGGATCGTAAGCATCCCGGCCTCAATGATGACTTTCAGTACTATGCTAAACGGCAGTGCATCACGGACCGCCTTGATCTCCTGCTCCGCACTGCTGTACCGGTCATCAGCCAGCCACCCGATATTGGCGACCATATCAATATCCTCAGCACCATCTCTGACACCTCGGATAGCTTCCTCAATTTTCAAATCCGTACGGCTCGCGCCAAGAGGAAATCCACTTACCCCAAGCACTTTGACCTCGCTCCCGGCAAGAGCTTCGTGAGCTAACCCTGCCCAACAAGGATTGACAGCGACAGAATAGAAATCGTGTTCCCTCGCCTCAGCACACATAGCCACTATATCCTTCTCGGTGGCATCAGACCTGAGTAGCGCATGATCGAATCGACGATTGAGATTCTTAAGTATATCGTCTGACGTCATTGTTGTTCCCCTGTGATTTGTTTAAGAAATGACGCGCCGCCAAACTTATGTTTGAGTCCGAAAATCTCCGCAATAGTGCAGGCAACATCAACAAAGGATGCCCTCGTCCCGAGATTCACTCCAGCGGCCGTGCCATGTCCGTAGACAAGCAATGGCACATACTCTCGCGTGTGATCCGTATGTCTGTCAAATGTGGGATCACAGCCATGATCGGCAGTAATTATCACGAGGTCATCGTCCCGCATCGTTTCAAGTAACGAACCAAGACCCTGATCGAAATCCTCCAACGCCCGTGCGAAACCATTTTCATCACGGCGATGCCCCCAGAGCATATCAAAATCAACGAGGTTAGCAAAAGCCATATCGTGTTGTCTGTCATCTCTGGCAAACTTGATTATGCCCTTCATCCCCTCG includes the following:
- the deoC gene encoding deoxyribose-phosphate aldolase, encoding MTSDDILKNLNRRFDHALLRSDATEKDIVAMCAEAREHDFYSVAVNPCWAGLAHEALAGSEVKVLGVSGFPLGASRTDLKIEEAIRGVRDGAEDIDMVANIGWLADDRYSSAEQEIKAVRDALPFSIVLKVIIEAGMLTIQQQVDATRSVVNGGAQFVKTCTGFFGGATVPQVQTLVGAAAGDIEVKASGGIKTLDQCRSLLEVGATRLGSSASVAIMAELSRS